catctccctgcctgccaggTCCCCACTGGGGGACACGGAGGCCAGGAGACCCCGGGTAGCCATCCCTTCTGCCCCTGACCCCGTCTGCCTTCTCCTCGCAGGCTGAAAAGACGCTCGAGCAGCTCCACCTCTCCTCCacccaagaagaaaaagaaaaagaaatcaggtcACCGCCGGAGCCGGTGAGTCCCCGgctgtccctgtgctgtccccacactgtccccttTCCCGGGAGGCtcaccccttccccaggctccagTGGGGCAAGTCTCCCCACTTTGGGGGGCAGCTCACCCTCAAACGTGCACCCTCAAGAGGTGCAACGCATCTGCACGCACCGGTGGTGCAACACACGCACGcgtgtgcacacacgcacagCGCCGTGGGACGCACCACCAGCCCACCCGACTGCACACGCTGGTGGGACCTTGCCCGGTCCGTGCTGGGAAGGAGCTGGCTGCCGCAGGGCACAGCACCGGGCAGGATTTGCCTCCCTGAAGGGTCTGGCTCCGTCCACCCGCTGGTCCCCTCCCCGGTTagtgctggctggctgggcaggaCGCTATCCCTAATGtcccttccttctctgccttccccacGGCAGCAAAAAGAGGAAACCCGGCTCGGAGCGCAGGTGAGTGCCCGCCGGGCTGCGTGGGCTGCGGGGTCCCCGCCGGGCGTGCAGGGTCACCGGGCACAGGCTGGCCTCTGCCACCCACTGTCCCCTTCTGAAATCCCAGCGGGAATTGGCCACCCTGTCTCATGCCGGAGGCTGCGGAGCCCACGAGGTGGCAATGGGACCCAGTGGGATTTGGGCGCTCCAGCACCGAAGGCAGTTTGAGTCCTGCTAAAAGCCCCTTTCTAtcccccaccccaaatccccccaggaaATAATTGCCATGCGATGTTCGTGCATCCCATGGGTGGTccagggggagcagggagctggggggcagtggggctCCCCTGGGccacagggatggggctgggaggtCCCTTGCTCCACCCTCAAGGGcacccacttttttttccaccctcccAGCTGCGACAGCTCTTCACCCATCcgcaaggagaagaaaaagaagactggAAAGAAACACAGACGCGACAGGTAGGATGGACACCACGTCGGGTTGGGGACAGCAGGACTGGTTGGGGACAGCGGAGCTGGTTGGGGACAGTGGGGCTGGTTGGGGACAGTGGGGctggttggggacagcagggctggtTGGCAGCTAGCCAGGCCCTTGggctggggcaggatggaggCATGGACAGGGATGGATGCTGATGGCTTTTCATGGGGCCATCACCTCCTCACAGCAACTGTCACCTGCCCCATCCAGCAGCCCATCTCAGGGCCACCCCCCtgcccttgtccccatcccctgaGGCTGCCCGGCCTTCGGGCCCTGCTGGCTGGCTCAGCTTGTCTCCTTCATCTTTGCCTCCTCTTCATCCCTCAGGTCTGAGTCGGGGTCACGGAAGAAGAGAAGACACAGGTGAGAGCGACGGCTGCCGGGAGCCACCCCACTGCCGTCAGCACTGGCTGCCAGTGTCCCCCATCGGGgacccccctcccctgccctctggctgtccccatcccctctgcccaTGGGGACAGACTCCATGCCACCAGGCAGGGGATGAACCCGTTGGGCATGGTGGGTGTGAGCATGGGCTGCCATCACCCactgtccatctgtccatccctcGCCTGGTGAGTGTCCCCCTCACCCCACGGACGGGCACCGCTGGGCATCCCTTGCTCTTGGAGGTGGTGTGGTGCCACTCCGGGTGCCTACAGGGTCCCACACGGCCCCAGATGTCCCCCAGGGGAGAAGGGGTGACACTGGGCAGCCGTGGCCAGGGCAAGCCCTGGGTGTGCCCCGCTCTGCGGATGCCCTCTGCCAACACGGCTGTTTTAGggtgaaagaagtaaaaaacagGCAAAGGGTGCCCGGGCGGGCAGAGGGGCTCAGAGGAGGCTGACGCAGGGCGAGGTTAGCGGAGGGGTGACAACAGGCCCAAGCCCTGTGGATGCCGAACAGAGCCGGTCCCCCCCTTCCCGCTGCCAccccctcccgcccggccgcgccgacAGGCACGTGGCCCCCACGGTCGCCCCAAAGCCAGCCGGGACCCCCACCACAGTTTGAAGCTTTGTGGAGCCCAGCTCCAGGCAGGTCCTCCCCAtcgctcctcctgcagccttggtGGCTCGGGGGGGTCTGGGGAAGTCTCCGGTCTCTTCAGCTTGTGGCTCTTCCCGCAGGTCCCGGAGCCCCAAGAGCAAacggaaagagaaaaacaaagagcgCAAGAGGTGAGGGGCCGGGatggcggggggagcggggcagcgtgCCCCCCTGCGTGCCCCTCAGCGGCAGCTCAGCCTGCCCCTCGGCCCCCCGGCCGCCCTCTCCGCAGGTCCCGCAGCGAGTCCCCGGCCTGGCGCTCGCACCGgcgcagctcctgcagctcccacagCGCCTCGCTCTCCTCCGACGACAGCGGCTCCAAATCCCCCAGCAGGTAGGAGCAGCCCGGGACCCTCGCCCCCGTCGCCAGCGGCCCCCCAGCCTCCGTTTCAGGGGGCGAGGAGGAAGGTGGCAGAAGTGTCCCCATGGTGGGGACCCTTATGGGATGGAGGGCACGGAGGCGGGTGGCAGCGGCGTCCCCACGATGGGGACCTTTGGGGATGGAGGCTGGGGAGGCAGGTGGCAGAGATGGCCCCAGGATGGGGACCCTTATGGGATGGAGGGCACGGAGGTGGGTGGCAGAGGTGTCCCCACGATGGGGAGCcttggggatggagggaaggaaggcagggggcagagatgtccccagggtggggaccCTCGGGGGGATGAAGGGCAGCAGGACGGTGCTGTAGCATCTAGGGGGGGTTTGGGAACACGGTGCCTGGTCGAGGTTTCAATTTTGAACTAGAGAAAGCACAAATCACCAATTTTCACACCATTTCTTGCATCGGCAAACCATGCCCCGCCATCTCAGCCCGGGCTTGCAGCCGGCAGCCCTACCGGAGCCGGGCGAAGGGCAATGCCGTGCCAGGCTCCGGGCAGCGGGGATGCCAGTGGCTCACGGTGCGGTGCCCCGCAGGCTAAGCCCCAAGCGCCGGCAGGATGGCCCCAAGGGCAGCAGCGCCCGCTCCAGCCGCAGCCCATCCTCCCCTTCGCCCCGCCGCTCAGCCTCGCCGCACCAGAACGGGCACAAGGGCAGCGCCCAGAACGGCCGCCACAGCCACGGCGCCCCGCTCCCGGAGCCCTCGGATGTACGTAGGCTTTTCTTGGATCACCGTTCGCTTCCCTCCCATCCTCCCTCcgcaggacccccccaccccggctctcctctcccctccttccccactcgCTCCGGCTGCCCCCTCGCCCAGCTGGGGCACACGGGGGGGATGCGGGGTGCAGCACCCCCCCCGGCACCCGTCGGCCTTCCGCTGGGTGCGCGGTCTCCCTGGGGGAGCCAGCCCGTCACCTTGGGGCAGGTATCGGGGCAGCCAACGGGCCATCCCCCCCGCAAAGCCACACATCGCTCTGCGGATGTCACTCCCCGGGGACGAGGGCTCGGCAAGCCAGGGTCACTGCCGGGCTCAGCACCTCACTGGGAGTGGATTGAGCCCAAACAGCCAAGAAACGGGTAAAGCCGGAAAATTCTTGCTTCTCCACCGGCCCCAACCCTCCCCAGCGCAAAGGTGCCAGCACCGGCGCTCAGGACCCCAGCACCCAGTTTGTGCCCAGTCTGGGGACTGGGGTTAGGCCAGGCTAGGGTTTGGAGGGGGTTTGGTGCTGGGTGCTCAGGCTTTAGGAACTCAGGGTCCCCACGGTGGGTGACATCAGAGCCAGGCGTCCCCGGCTCTGCCTCAGCGCCCCAGGGGTCCCGGTGAAATCCAGGGGCCTGCTCCCACGCTGAGCGGGGCACAGCCCTGACCCGGCGGGACCGGGGAGCCAGCCCCAGTTTAACCAGTGCCAGAGCCAGCCCCAGTTTAACCAGTGCCAGGGTGGCGAGAAGCCCGCTGCGGCTAGCAGGGTGCTGGAGGCGGGGCTGAGCGAAGGCAGCACGCCGGGGGACCCCACTAATGGGGGGCACACAGGTCCCTGCTCGCCCCAGGGGGCTTTATTCCCACGGGCGAGGTGCTGCAGGGACGCTCCTGGGCTGGAAGCACCCAATGCTGCCACCCTAGCACTTGTGGGGCCGGGGGCACCCCGAAAAACGGGGCCAGGAGCCCCCCACCCGATACTCACATCCCCTTCGCCCTCCCCggctccccatccccagcccagcacccagcaccccccagcagcacccagcaccctgcccgccTCTTGGGCaactctctgctttcttctttcctgtggttttggctggggcgTGGGGGGGTTCGGGTGCCGAGCACCCGCCCAGGCACCCGGCTTGCCCcgctctccccctgcccaccacccccagcacccagcatcgCCCAGGCCGCCGAGCTCCCACGGCTCCCCGGCACCAGTGGGACTTTTCTCCGAcaactttctctctctttctctctctctcttctttctctctctggtttctattttttattttttttttctttttaatcccatctgtgtttttctttagcctcccatttgaaaaaaacccaaacggtaATATACACTTCCATTTCTTGCTCAGCAGAAGCAGGGACGAGGGGGAGGGACGGGCAATGAAAcgtgctttttccccccccttgtTTTAGTTTCCTTTctcatgatttcttttcttttcccttgtgaTGTACAGAAATGCAAACGATATATATCTCTcttatcccccccccccgtcatcGTCGTGTTGTTCTagaattttttgcttttgtgtgtgttaatgtggagaagaaaaaaaaaaaaaaaaaaaaagcagatgtgttttctaaatatttacgACCGCTGAAcattgtatttccattttctatattttgaagaaggaatttaaaagggAAGATAACTGAGCAGCTCTACGCCGCAAAGGTAGCAGGCTTGCTTTGATATCGCGAGCAAATTGCCCTTTGCCTCCTTGAATTGGCTACTGCCCCGTTGCCTCGGCTGGCGGCCGGATCCTCCTGCCGTGGCGGTGGTTTTCCTCCGCGGTTGCAGGACGAGGCCGTTGGGTGCTGGGTTATCCGCCCCCCAAGCCGAGGTTATCCGCCCCCCAAGCCGAGCACCCTGCGGCCATTCCGCACCCGGGCGCCCGCGTCCTCCATCCCGGCAGGATGGGTGCTGAGCATCCTCAGTACCCGGcccccctctgcctcctgcagacCCCCCAAAAGCTCCGGACTCAGCCGACCCCTGGGTgagccgtgcccccccccccagcacccccagagccGCCCGGAGGAGGGGGTACCCCAGGGTGCTGCGCAGCGTTGCCTTCCCTTTTAAATACCCGGTCCCGTCTCCATCcatccctgctgccttccccagccttcctcacgggtctctccttctcctcctcctcctcgcccacACGCACCCTCTGGCCCctctttctctctggttttctttgGGCCAACATAACCCAACAACCCTCGCCGTGTCCCGCCTCCATCCATCGCCTTCCCTGCATGTTATCCGGGACTTTGTCATGTTATATAGCGACTTTTTAAGAGCGAAACGCAGCCGGGTTACAGACACCAGCCAGCaacccccccccgcagccgccccgctcgGCGGCCAGCCACAacctttccatttaaaaaaagaaaaattaaaaaaaaaatagaccaattttaaaataattaagaaaaatctaAGCAAAGCAAACGGGATTAGCCGAGGGGTCTGGATCGCCGTACTAAAGAGTCCTTGTCTTTTTCCCATTCTGCCCTCCAAATGTGgagattattgttttctttttttattatcgCATTCCTGTCACTGCCAATTGCAAAGGTAGGTATTTCGTCCACCTCTGCACGTTCACTTCTGCAGATGAGCCTGTTGAAAAGCACCGTAGCTTGatttaatgttattttctctttctttctgactttctttctctttctttctcgctctccttctctgtctctctttcattttgtctctttttggtggctatatataatttttttttttatttgtatggttTTCCCCAGTTAGCTGCAAAGCCATGCTCTTCTCTTAtgttctttatttatatttttttgccCTGTCCacgtaatatttttttctttcttccccccttttctcttccccgTCTCCTCGTGCCGTCGGTAGAATGCATTTCTGTGTCTTTCAGCCCTCCGACTTTGTGTTCGTTTCCATCCAGGGGCCAAGCACGGCTGCTCTGTTTGGGTCCCCCCTTAGGGGCCGGGTAACGAAGGCGAACATAATTAGCAAGAAATAGGGGCGGCGGCCAGAGCCCAcgggtgggagcagcagcaggtcctgggCATGGGGGGTTTCGGGGTGGACGGATGGGGCAAGAAATGAGAAGTCTGGGGAGATGTGTGGGTTTAGCCCCTCCTCGGGCCGTGgcggacaaaaaaaaaccccagcccagGGAAAATATTGGGGGGCTGCAATGGGGAAAGGTTGAAATCTTCCTCTGTGGAGAGAGGCAGGTCCGGGGCATCACGGTCCCCGAGGGGCAGGGGACGGCGTCCCGACCCCGGCCGTCCCATCCCCGCAAGCCCCCAGCACGTGTTTTCCCTTTGGGGCCGGGCCTTTGCGATTTGGATTTATTTGggatgcttttccttttgttgcctTCCTGCACGCCTGGGCAGGAGacccctccgcccccgccccagGGTTTGGGTGGGaagcccgcagcccgcagcccgaGCCCACGGCATGGCCAGCCGGTGCTGAAGTGCCACCCTGGGAAAGAGGAaccccctctctttctctcttcttcttcttcctcttcttcttcttcatctctgcttttgtttttccctgcctGGACGCGGGGCTGGGCTCGGCTGAACCCCCCTTCCAGGGCTGCCGCATCCCCTTGGAGGGGTCTGCGTCCCTCGGCACGTGCAGGGCAGCGCGTGCCGTGGGCAGGGCTGGCCGTGGCCGCCAGCCTCTCCCCTCGCTGCAGCAATTGCAACAGCAGcagattgttaaaaaaaagatgctcaaATCCCCCCGTTTTGGCTCCAGCTGGCTGGCGTACGGCCGGAGGGGTCGGCTGATCTGTGGGGACAAGGAGGCGACGGGGGACACGCCGCCGGTGGGGTGCGGAGCGGCTTGTGCGACCCCCCTGCCTCGGGATGCTCGGGGACGCGGTGGCCTCGCATCCTTTTCCTTCGTGGTGGTCCCCAGGCTCCCACCCTGGTGCCTCGCCCCATTCTCTTTTGGGGGAGAAAAGCGGCATTTAGGAGGTGCTGGGGCGGGCGGAGAGAACCTCGTCCTCCGGGATTAACTGACTGGGCACATTCGGGGTGACGGGCCAGCGGGGAGTTGGGGTCACCGGCCCCCAGCTTAGCCCCGGGCGCAGCGACACCATCCCGGCAGCACCCCGATCCCCCTGAACCCTGTTAGATCCCCTCGGCCGGGCTCGGCACTGCCCTGCAGAGGATTTACCCCTCCAGGGATGCTCAGGGACCCACGCAGGGCTGCGGCCAGGGGAAGGagacccccagggccccccgaGCCGGGGTTTGCCGGCTCGGTCGTGGCCAGCGGTGCAGGAGCCGTTTCCACCCATCTTTTTGGGCTAGCGGCATTTgcagagatgggaggaaaaacccaggcagcggctgcagctcGGAGGAGCTCAGATATTTGGGAGCCGCTGCGTGCTGGATCCCAGGGCCAGGCAAAGCCCCCAGCTCTCGGCGAGAGCCCGGCACGGGGCCTTGGCCACGGCGGTGGCCCAGGGTCCCCCCCCGGTAGAAGTGAGTcggtttgttttatttctcctctctctggctctgtctctgtctctcctccttctctcgctctttctttctctcttgcatttTTGTGAATCTAATGATGCACTTATATTGCCCcgcttttcccttctcttcataCCTTACCTACTAAAGGAGGAAATGCCACTTTTTTGGTAAGTGGATGTTAACCAAgagggacttaaaaaaaaaaaaaaaaaaaaaagcatataatggaaaaaaaaaaaaaaggaagcagaaagcaaagtctGTGTTGAGTGCTGATGAGGACTTAGCAGTTCCCTGCAGAGTCACAGCTAACAGCTCAATGCGTGTCCCAGGAAGAGCTCAGAGACATTCGTTTATCTCAGTAATGAGGACATTTGTgaagttttgctttggtttggttttggttttttttttttttaatttgatttgatttgatttggatggtttttcttctttcttttttggtttctttttgccttctcgcccctggccccccgcccccctgccTTGCCCTCCATTGTCGCTCTGTGCCGTCCTCCTCGTTTCTTGATTTGTTTTAAGCTGAAAGCCGTACTATCTATAAAAACCACACATATCCGAacatatatctctctatatatgtgCATGCCTCTGTGTGAGCAGACCCCGCCATCACCTTCAGCCCTCTTTGGTTCGACCCCTTCCCCTCGGCTCAGCCTGATTTactctcccccacctccccaccttccctcctctcatcttttctttttttccccccattttcctcCCTTCGTTTGGGTTTTAccccccttttcccttcccttttcttggtCGGGGTGGGCGGGCACCGGGGTTTGCTTTATCCCCGCTCCAGGTGTTTTCGGGGGggtgtttctttccctttgagctctccctccCCGACGACTTGGGGgtttcttggactttttttttttttgctcccatcccaccccttcctttgggtttttttttttaattttattttaattattttttttggcGTTTTGCATGCGGAGGTTTGCATGACCCACGTTGTTGAGGGCGAGAGGAAGGTGCAGGGTAGCGTCTGTGTAGCCTGCCTTATGCGATGTGCGTTGACGTTGTGAaccgcgcccccggcccgcgccccccaTTAAaatcccctttctccttctttcttctcttcttccccctccgcctttccccccttctctctctctctctctccccccttgcCAGAGGCCGGCCTCGGCGTCCTCCTCTCCGCGGGCTCACGGCAGGACGGAGCCGCCGTCCCCATGCGGCCGGGGGGGCCGACACGGTGCCCGCAGCCCGCGGTCGCCCACGCCGGAGCGGGCCAAGCACGGCCACCGGCATCGCTCCCGCAGCGCCTCGCCACCGCCCCGCCACCGCGGCCAGAGCAAGGgacggcccccggccccccgggagcccccgccgccgccgctcagcCCCGCCGGCTACAGCAGCGACTCGGAGGGCTCGGCGGGCTCCCACCCCTACCACCCGCCGCTCGGCCCCGACAGGAACCACGGCGCCCATGCCAAGAAGTAAGGGGGTCCCCAGGATGGGGTCGTGCCGTCCCTGCCGGGGCACGGGAGATGACCAAGCCTGGCCTCTGATATTTGGGGCGCAGCCCCATGCAGGCACCCCGGTTCCATCTAGGCAAAGCTCTGGGGACCAGGTTGGGATGCTCGAGGGacggggatggagatggggacggggacggggatggggatggggatggagatggggatagggatggggacggagatggggatggggacggggacggagatggggatggggatggggatggggatggggatggggacggagatggggatggggaagagcCTCAGTGGGTCGATGCCGGTGCACTGCGGGAAGGGTGATCCCTGCGAGGGATTATCCCAGCGCGAAGGGCGGCACCTGAACGGCTGCAGGGCGTTACAGCATCCCGCAGGGTGCAGGATCCCAAGCGGGTGAGCACCCCATGCTTTATAATCAGGGATGCAGCCCAGCCAAAAGCTGGGGTCATGGAGATGCGCCCGCTGCTCCCCCATGGGAACCTGGGGTCCCCGGCTCCCACGGGGACGTCCTGCCGGCCGTGGCAGGCGAGATGCGAGGAGGCGCTGGGATCTGCCTTCGCAGGGTGAAGGAGAGGCACCACCGGGGCCGGCCCAACAGCAGCTCGGAGTCGTCGGCCAAGCACTCCCGGCACGCCTCGGAGCGGAGGAAGAGCCCGTCGCCCAGCCCCGGCCagcgcagcagctcctggagctcCAGCGGCTCCCTCTCCaagtcccgctcccgctcccgggaGAAGAGAGCAGGACGCAGCCGCTCCTGCTCGCCCTCGCCGAAAAAACCCGCCAGCAGGTCAGCCCCCGGGGGGGCTCCATGGCGGGGGGTGCAGGCACCAGCAATGGGCTCAGAGAGCATCCGTGGCTCTGGGTGGTCCCGGCTCCCgtggggctcggggagggggttACGGGTCATCGCTGTCCCCGGTGGCACTGGAAGCGCCAGCCCTGGGTGGGGGTGCGACCCCCGTGGGGAGCTGCTGTGCATGGgctgtccctgcatcccccccggGACCCCAGCCCTCACCCTgatgctcctcctcctcctcctcctcctcctcgtggTGTAGAGAGAAGGACAATGAGCCCCGAACACGCCACGGTGACCCCGATcccgcccgcgcccggcgccgctccAGGAGCTACTCCCCCATCAGGAAGAGGAGACGTGACTCCCCCAGCTTCATGGAGCCCAGGAGGATCACGAGGTGGGTCCCGGCACGTGGCGAAGCCTCTGCTGTGGCCGCTGGCACGGCCCGGGGCTGAGCAATGCTGCCAGCCAGCCCCGAGGGAtgcgtgggtgggtgggtgagtggatggatggatggacggatgggtggacagatggatgggtggatggacggacggacggatggacggatggatggatggatggatggaaggatggatggacggatggatggatggatggatggatggatggacagacgtatggatggatggatggatgaatggatggatggatggacagacatatggatggatggacggatggatggacggatgcaTGGATGGACAGACATATGGGTGGACGTATGGATGGACAGACGtatggatggatagatggatggatggacagatggatggatggatggacagatggatggatgcatggatgCATGGACGGATGCATGGATGGACGGATGTATGGATGGACAGACGTATGggtgaatggatggatggatggatggatggacagatgtatggatggatggacggatggatggacggatggatggatggacggatgcaTGGACGGATgcatagatggatggatggatggatggatggacagacgtatggatggatggatggatgaatagatggatggatggacagacgtATGGgtggacggacggatggatggatggatggacggatgcatggatggatggatggatggacagatggatgagCAACTCTGGACAGATAGATAACCCAGAGGATGACCGGCTGGGCAAATCAGCTGGCCCAGACAGACGGATAACCAGGCTGCCTCCAACATTACAACCTTCTCATCTCTTCCCATTTTGAGGCATGAAAACAGGGATTTGTTTTAAGCTGCGTGTGCGTATTCCAGCAAGACATCCGGCCACGAGCCtgtctctcccctgccctccaaaAGCCGGTTTCTCCTCCTTGACATCCTGTTGCCTCAGGATGCTGGGCTGTAAGACAGGCAATGTTTAGTGCCAGCCGAAACAGCGCGTGCATCCGCAGTACCTCCTCGGCACGCAGCGCTGCCGCCGTACCGGGGGCCAGCTGAGATTCCCTCCTTCCTGACCTGTTTGTCTCTTCTGCTGTCAGCTGGGAGGTTGGGGCCATGGGGTGCAGGAGGCTGGATTTTCAGAAATCAGCTCTGGCTCGCTCTGGGAGGGGCTTTATTTTGCCCGGGCTGGACTGAAGTTGtaaggagaggggacaggagaaATACCGTTCATATGGTGGGTTggagctccctgcagccctcccccgTGGGTGCCCTGTAAAGCTGCTCCAGCCCAGAGGAGGGTTTCCCAGCCCGGGTACCGCCGGCTGGTTTTGCATCCCTCCCGCTCCGTCCCCGAGCTGGGTTTTGCCGGGATGTCCCCAGGAAGGTGGCAGGGCCCAGCTGGAGGACACGGACCAAGGTCCCTGCAGGCAccgtccccccagccccgtcACCCGGCCCTGGGGTGGATGGGGAGGGCAGTCCCAGCTCTGCTTGGCGCAGAGCCGTTTCTGCCAGGCTTGGAGGacgctgcggggagggggcagccaggggaagcccccagccccgctcacctGCCAAGCGAGAAGCCCAAGGGCCTTTCCTTGCCCTCCTACCCTGTCCCtggtccccatcaccccccaccaccccgggGTCCATCACCATGTGGTCCTGTCTCAGTGATGCCaacttctccttttccatttcatccCAAGGTCCCTCTCGGAGAGCATCGCCGCCAGCCTGGCTCCCAGGGTaacctccccccttcctcctcttcctcttcctcctcctctttctcccggACCCCTCTGTGTCTCCTCACGCTCTAGGATGCCTTCGGCACCCAGCCGCCTCCGGGCCGTGCCGGTGTCTCTCTTTGGTCCCACTAACGCTGGGCCGGGAGAAGGGGGCAAGGGGCCGGCTCCAGACGTCGCTGCCCCGCCGTGTCCCCCCATTCCCGCCGCCCCCCGTGCTCCCCACgtccctcctcatcctcaggCGCCGGCGGGCCGCAGCTCACCTCCCGCTAATCCCGAACGTCTCTTTTTCAGCAGCTTTCAATCTTTGGTGTCTGGGAAACACAAAAGCCACATTAACCTGCTCACTTTCTGCCCTCGCCGCTGCCTAATCCAGGACTAAcaccccgggggggctggggaggaggaaggggagggagggtggggggtgatGCTGGGCGGCCACATCCTGACACCAGGCAGTCGGTCCGAGCCCGGCCACCCTGCGGGGTTGCTCGGCCGCCCTGCGGGGATGCTCGGCCGTGCCGGGGAGCCAGTGCCGGTCCCCCTCCCCGAGCTGCCGCCGGGGTCCTGACTcagtttcccttttccatttgcaGCGCTCGCAAGCGTCCCATCCCCTACTACCGCCCCAGCCCCTCGTCCTCCAGCTCGCTGAGCACCTACTCCtacagccgcagccgcagccgcagctaCGACAGCTACAGCaccagccgcagccgcagccggactcgcagcccccccagccgctcccgcagccccagccgcagccccagctACAACAGCCGCAGCAGCTCGGAGAGTGCCGGCTTctga
This DNA window, taken from Mycteria americana isolate JAX WOST 10 ecotype Jacksonville Zoo and Gardens chromosome 15, USCA_MyAme_1.0, whole genome shotgun sequence, encodes the following:
- the SRRM3 gene encoding serine/arginine repetitive matrix protein 3, encoding MALYNNGADVPSPQEASNGFSQPGASGTWHKGEEEVRLVEPNLVKKAHREILDHERKRRVELKCMELQEMMEEQGYSEEEIRQKVGTFRQMLMEKEGVLTREDQHGRQIVIENHHGADGEEYAAEYPDYGEGCLLQCDCSAECYREDSGHREYRLKRRSSSSTSPPPKKKKKKKSGHRRSRKKRKPGSERSCDSSSPIRKEKKKKTGKKHRRDRSESGSRKKRRHRSRSPKSKRKEKNKERKRSRSESPAWRSHRRSSCSSHSASLSSDDSGSKSPSRLSPKRRQDGPKGSSARSSRSPSSPSPRRSASPHQNGHKGSAQNGRHSHGAPLPEPSDRPASASSSPRAHGRTEPPSPCGRGGRHGARSPRSPTPERAKHGHRHRSRSASPPPRHRGQSKGRPPAPREPPPPPLSPAGYSSDSEGSAGSHPYHPPLGPDRNHGAHAKKVKERHHRGRPNSSSESSAKHSRHASERRKSPSPSPGQRSSSWSSSGSLSKSRSRSREKRAGRSRSCSPSPKKPASREKDNEPRTRHGDPDPARARRRSRSYSPIRKRRRDSPSFMEPRRITSARKRPIPYYRPSPSSSSSLSTYSYSRSRSRSYDSYSTSRSRSRTRSPPSRSRSPSRSPSYNSRSSSESAGF